From the genome of Longimicrobium sp.:
GCGGCCATCGTCGGGCTCTTTCTGGTGAACACCTTTCAGCCCGGCGAGGGGCTGGATCCGGGGGTTCGCGCCGCGCTGATGCAGCAGTTCGGCGGCCAGGCGGCCGAGAAGGCCGCCGCCGCGGAGACCAACGGCTTCGGCATCCAGACCTTCGTCAACATCATCCCCCGCAACCCGGTGGACGCCGCGGCCAAGGGGGAGATGCTCCCGCTGATCTTCTTTGCGCTCATCTTCGGCGTGGCGCTCACGCGCATCCCCGCCGAGGCCGCGCGCCCCGTGCTCAAGGTGCTGGAGGGGATCAGCTACGCGGTGACGGTCATCATCGGCTTCGCCATGCGGGTGGCGCCGTACGGCGTGGCGGCGCTGATCTTCGCGGTGACGGCGCGCTTCGGCTTCGACCTGCTCCAGTCGCTGGCGTGGTACGTGATGGTGGTGCTCTCCGGGCTCGCGTTCCACCTCTTCATCGTCATCCCGCTCCTCTCCGGCACGCTGGCGGGGGTGCCGCCGCTCGTCTTCCTGCGCCGCACGCGCACGCTGATGGTGACGGCGTTCTCCACCTCCAGCTCCAACGCCACGCTCCCCACCACCATCCGCACGGCGCAGCAGGAGTTCGGCGTGCCGCGCGAGATCGCGGGGTTCGTGATGCCGCTGGGCGCCACCATGAACATGAACGGCACCGCGCTCTTCGAGGGGATCACGATCCTCTTCCTGGCGCAGGTGTTCGGCGTCAGCCTGGGCCTGGAGCAGCAGCTGGTGGTGGTGGTGATGTGCATCATCACCGCCGTGGGCGCGGCCGGGGTGCCGGGCGGCTCGCTCCCACTCCTGGTGCTGGTGCTGGAGATGGTGGGCGTGCCCGGCGGCGGCCTCGCGCTGATCCTGGGCGTGGACCGTATCCTGGACATGTCGCGCACCGTCCCCAACGTCTGCGGCGACCTCCTCACTTCGCTCGTCGTCGCCCGCTCCGAGGGCGCCCCCCTGATCCCCCAGCCCTTCGACGCCGACCCCACCGTCGTCGAGCCCGGCGAGCTCCCCATCGGCGCCGAGCCCGTGCCGCTCGCCGACGTTGCGGCGCGGCAGGCGCCCTGAAAAGCGGGCCTCACACAGAGACACAGAGGAAACGGAGAGAAAAGCAAAAGAAGTTCTCTGCGTCTTGCTGTTCCCCTCCGTGCTCTCTGTGTGATGCTTTTTCGGTTGTTTTTCTCGGCGTGAGCCCTTCTGTTCCTCTCAGGCGATGACCGTCTGCCCCGCGAGGTAGTTGCGGAGCATGACGCCGGTGCCGAGGGCCATTTGCTGGAACGGGACCTCGGCGGGGGCGAACGCGTGGATCTCGCTGATCTCCAGCGGGTCGCCGATGCTCGGCGTCCCGCGCACCTCCGCCGCCACGAGGATCGTGACCGAATGCCCCTGCGGATCACGCCCCGGCGCCGAGTAGACGCCGACGAGCCGCCCCATCCGCGCCACCTCCATCCCGGTCTCCTCCTCCAGCTCGCGGCGGGCGCCCTCCTCCATCGTCTCGCCCCAGTCCACCAGCCCGCCCGGCAGCACCCAGCGGTCCGAGTCCACCCTGCGCGCCAGCACGATGCGCCCGTCCTCGCGCGTCATCCGCGGCGAAGCGGGCCCCGGCAGCGACGTCGATCTGCTCGTGGAGTTCATCCCGGAGCGAAAAACGTTCAGGAGTTTCATGGCGCTCTCCTTTCTCCTGGAGGAGCTCCTTGAGCACCACGTGGAGCTCGCCACCACGGAGTCGCTGAGCCCGTTCATCGGCCCCCACGTCCTGCGCGAGGCGGAGGATGTTTTGCTCGCCGCGTGAGGCGTAGCGCAGGGCGAAGACAGAGCGAGCCCAACACCGCAACCGGTGTCGGGCTCGTCTCTTTCCTACCGCCGGGCCTCAGGGAGGCGTCGGGGCGGGCGGCTGGCTTCCCGGTGCGGCGCCGCCGCCGGCGGGGCTTCCCGTCACCGTGTCAGGGTTGTGGTTGAACAGCTCGGTGTCCGCCGTGCCCTCGGCGTTCACCGCCCCGCCCTCACCCGTCGACGGCGGCTGACTCCCCGCCGCGGCGCCCCCCCCGGCCGGGCTGCCCGTCGCCGGATCGGGGTTGTGCTGGAGGGTCTCCGTGTCCGACGTCCCCTTCTCGTCCACCCCGCCCCCATCGCCGCACGCCAGCGCACCCGTCACCGCGACCAGCGCCGCGACGCGTACCATCGATCTCCTCCACATAGCCAACCCCCTGTCTCGAGGAATCGCGGACACCGCCCTCCCACGGGCGCGGAACCCGATCCGTTCCGCCGCTCGTGACCAGCCCGACGCAACCACCCTGCCACTATCGGAGCAGAGACGGCCCCCGTAGCGCGTCGAGTTCAACAAGGATGATGAGCACCGCTCCCTGACGAGATAAGGACCCGCAGAAGAGCGCTCTCGCTCGTATCGCGCCACGGTCGTAACCGGTTGAACCCCAAGCACTTCTACCGGGTTGACGAACGCCGTGTCGGCAGGCAGGTTGGCGATGACTCGACTCCCAGAGCTTGTCCGCGGTGGGCAGACAAGCCTTGCCAACACGCTCCGGAGCCACGGGACTACCTGAGGAGGCACTCCATGCAGCAGGAGAAGCGGGAGCGGCTGGAAAGAGCGGGCTGGCGCGTAGGCACGGTGCAGGAGTTCCTGAACCTGTCCGACGACGAGGCGCTGTTCGTGGAGCTGAAGCTCGCCCTCCGAAACGCCCTGAAGGACCGCCGAAACGCGCAGGGCCTCACGCAAACCGAACTGGCGAAGCGGATGGGATCGAGCCGGTCGCGCGTCGCGAAGATGGAAGCGGGCGACCCGTCAGTGTCGCTGGATCTCCTCGTGCGCGCCCTCATCGCTACCGGCGCCACGGCACAGGACCTCGCCGACGTAATCGCGGCGCAAGAACACACACGCGCCGCCTGAAGAGCCGCGGCCACCGTTGGAATTCCCAGCGGCAGTGCGCACCCAGAGGGCGGGCAGACACGCAGGTCTGCCCCTACGGGTATCGGTGCGGAAGGAGTAGGTCGAGGCAGGGAAAGGGCGGGCGCGATAAATCGCGCCCCTACAAGGATATCCGCGCCGCGTGCGGAGTTCTCCCCCTCACCCGCCCTGCGCCCACGCGGGCGGGGGAGGGGGCCCGGGGGAGGGGGCCCGCCTACCCCTCCACCTCCCGCACGTTGTCATCCTTTTCGCGGTCGATCAGCTTGTGGAGTGGGTCGATGCCGGCGCGCTCCGGTATCTCCTTCACGATCACGCGCACCGTCTGCACGCCGGCGCGGATGCGGTGCTTGGCGAGGTAGAGCGGCACCTCCCCGTCGGCGCCGTAGACGCCGATCTCGATGCGGTCATCCAGCGGCACCTCCGTCTCGTTGCCAAGCGAATCGGCGCGCACCTTTCGCGCGCGGACGCGGACGTCCACCTGGTAGCGGCCGTCCTTGAGGCGGCGTGAAGTGGCGCGCTCCGTGGCGTTGTCGTACAGCGTGACGCGCTCGAAGAGGTCGTCGATCAGGTAGCCGAGCGAGTCCGGGGTGGCGGCACGCAGGTGCACCAGGAGGTCGCGCGACGTGGGGTACGGCGGGCCCTTGTACTTCCACTGGTCGAGGAAGGCCTTGAGCGCGGCGTTCACCCGCGCCTCGCCGATGTAGTCGCGCAGCGCGTACATCGCCAGCGCGCCCTTGTTGTAGTGGATGTACTGCTGGTTCTCCACGAGAGCCAGCGGCATCTCCGCGCGCCCCTCGCTGCCGCGGCCGCGGAGGTACTGGTCCAGCTCGTAGCGCAGAAAGCGGCCGATGTGGGCGCGCCCGAACTCGCGTTCCATCACCATCAGCGCGCTGTACTCGGCCAGCGTCTCGCTCAGCATGGCGGCGCCCTGCACGTCCGCGCCCACCAGCTGGTGCCCCCACCACTGGTGCGCCACCTCGTGCGCGGTCACGAAGAAGGGGTAGTCGATGTCCTCCTTCCCCACCTGCGCGATGAATCCGATCCCCTCGGAGTACGGGATGGTGTTGGCGAACGACTGCGCGAACTCGGCGTAGCGCGGAAACTCCAGGATGCGCACCTGCCGGTGCTGGTACGGCCCGAACTCCGCCGTGTAGTAGTCCAGCGACTTCTTCACCGCCCCGATCATCCTCTCCACGTTTCGGCTGTGCGGCGGATGGTGGTACACCTCGATCGCCACGTTCCGCCAGCGGTCGCGGCGCACGGCGTAGCGGCCCGAGAGGAAGGCGTAGAAGTTCAGGATCGGCGCGTCCATCCGGTAGTGGAAGTGGCGCCGCCCGCGCTCGATCCAGCTCGGCCGCACCAGGTAGCCGGGCGCGATCGCCGTCTGGTCCGCGTCGGTGACGATGGTGGCCTCGAAGCTCACCCAGTCCGCGTCCCGCGAGATGAAGTTGACGTTGCGGGCGCGCCGGTCGGTGATCGGCGACACGCGCGGGCGCGTCGCCAGGCCATAGTGCTCGCGGTCCCCCTCGCCGGTGATCTCCCCCTCCGGATTGTAGCCGATGCGTGGCAGGACCTCGTTGTTCACGAACGTGCCGTTCTCCACCACCGGCCCGTACTGCGGCTCGTCGGTGAAGCCGGGGGTGAGGTGCGCGACGTCGAACCGGAACTCGGCCGAGTCGCCCGGCAGCAGCGGGCGCCCCAGCCGGTACACGTAGTACCCGCCCGCCGAGTCGCTCACCACCTTCGTGGCGGGGCGGTCGAAGGCGAAGGAGTGGATCTTCATGCTGCTGGAGATGTCCACGTGCACCGAGTCGATGCGCGACCGCGTGCGGTTGTGGATGCGGTACGTGCCCCGCGCCCGCAGCTCCTGCGCGCGCGGAAAGAGCTCCACCCGCAGCTTCACCCCCGTGACCCTGGGCTGCGGCGCCCACTCGAAGCGCTTGTACTCGCGCTCGTAGCGAAGCTGCACCTGCTCCGAATCGTTCTCGCTCGTCCAGGGGTTGAGGATCGCCGTGTTGTAGACGATGAAGCCGCCCGTCCCCAGCACCAGCAGCCCCGCCAACCCCGCGGCGACGAGAACCGGACTGGTGGCCCTGGCGCGGGCGAGCCGCGTGCGCCACCCGCCCCCCTGCTCCTCGCCGCGGCGCCAGAAGAGGTTGGAGATGATCGCCAGCAGCACCGCCACGCCGCCCCAGAAGAGCGCATACCACGTCCACGACCCCTCGGCGCCGTTCCAGCCGTTCATGTCCGAGTACTGGAGCGACGGCGTGGATCCGTACACGAGCAGGTTGTGGCTCACCCCGAGCGCGTAGATCGACGGACCGACCACGTAGTAGGCCAGCATGATGAAATGGCCCACGTACTTGTGGTTCGCCAGCGTCTGCACGGCGAACGCCAGCACGATCAGCGGCAGGTACATCCCCAGGAGCTGGTGGATGAAGAGCTCGCGCAGGTACTGCCCCACCTCGAAGCGGAAGTAGCCGCGCGCCGCCTGTATCAGCATCCCGCACACCATGCACGCCGCCAGCAGCAGCGCCACCGTGAGGGTCAGCGCCGCCAGCTTCGCCACCAGCGGCACCCAGGTGGGCACCGGCGTGGCATCGTGGAGCTGGTGCGTGCGCCGGTCGCGCTCCATCCACACCAGCTCGCCGGCGTAGAAGGTGATGATGATGATCACGAACAGGAAGAAGCTGCCGGTAAGCGTCTCCAGCACCTTGTAGGTGACCGGGAAGGTGCGCGTCCCGTAGATCTCACCGATGTCGCCGCCCACCAGGAGGACGAAGAGGAGGCAGAGCCCCACCAGGATGGGGAAGTACACGTTCCCCACCACCTCGCGCAGCGAACGGCGCAGCGTGGCGGCGAGCTGTAAGGCACGCGCCCGCGCGTCAAAGGTGCGGTGCGCGCGCGGCACCACCACCGGCGCCGCCTCGTCCGCTGTGCGGCGGCTCCCCGATGGGCGGTTCAGATCGCGCTCGTCCGCCGCGTGCGCGAAGCGGAAGCGGTGCGCGCCCCAAGCCAGCACCCCCGCCCCCACCGCCAGCCAGAGGGCGCGGTTCAGCAGCAGGAGCGTGGGGACCGGGACGAGCGACCAGTTCTGCTCCACCACCGTCCAGTAGCGTGTGGAGCGCAGCGTCGGCGCCACGCCAAAGGGGTCGACCAGGTAGATCAGCCACTCCTCGTCCACCGCGCCCGCGGAGATCAATGCGATCGCCCACCCCACCAGCAGCGCGAATCCGCCCACGTATACCGGCATCATCCGCCGCGTGGTGGCGGCCAGCATCAAAAAGATGGCGGAGGTGAAGAGCACGTTGGGAAGGGTGATGAGCGCGATGGCATGCAGGTACGCGAGCGGGAGAAAAGGCCCCACCCGGTCCGCGTCCACGAACGGCGAGGCGCTCGCGGCAATGATCCCCAGCGGGATCGACAGGAGGATGAGGAGGTTGGCGAGCACCGCGCCCAGGTAGCGCCCGCCCAGGTACGCCCACTTCGGCACCGCGGTGGTGAAGAAGAGCGGGTACGCGCGCGTCTCGAAGTCGCGGTACACCGCCGTCCCCGCGATCGCCGAGGTGATGGGTACGGCAAGTATCCCCAGCGTCAGCATGAGCGTGGAGATGCGGATCGGCGAGTTGGCCACGAGGAGCTCGCTCCCCATGTCGAAGTCGCGCCACGCACCCCCGCGCGACAACGTGACCACCAACGAGATCAGGAAGAGGACGCCGAAGTACACCCAGGTGGAGATCCGCCGCAGGTGGTGGCGCAGCTCGAAGGCGACGAGCCCCCGCAGCGCGCTCATCCGTCGCTCCCCTGGAATCGCGGCCGCTCCTCGGAGGGCGGTGGCACTTCGGCGGCATGGGAGGGAAGCGGCGGCAACTCTTCCTCGGCGTGCGACGCAGCCGGCGCTTCCTCAGCAAGCGGGGAAAACGGCGACGGCTCGACGCGCGGTGGAAGCGGCGGCGCCTCGAACGGTGACGGAAGCGGCGGCGGCTCCGCGCGGCGCGGCGAGAACCAGTCGGTCGGGCCCAGGTCGTCGGCGGTGGGCGGCTCGGGCTCGCGCACCATCGGCGGCGGCAGGACGAGGGGTGGCAGCGGCTCGTGCGACACCGTTGGGGCGGCCTCCGGGTGCACCTCGATCCCCTTCATCACCGTGAAGTACACGTCCTTGAGGTCCGGCTCCACCGCCTCCCACGACGAATCGGGCGGCGCGTCGCCGTACACGTGCACCAGCGTGCGCCCGCCCACCAGCGTGGTGGAGATGACGGGGAGCGCCTCCTCCACCCTGGGGAGCAGCGCGCGCTCCACTCCGCGCCGCCACACGCGCCCGCGCAGCGCCTCCACCGCCTGCATCGGCTCGGCCGCCAGGCGTATGGTGCCGCGGTCGATGATGGCCATGCGGGTGCACAGCTCGCTCACGTCCTCCACGATGTGCGTGGAGAGGATGACGACCGCGCGCTCCCCCAGCTCGCTGAGCAGGTTGAGGAAGCGGGCGCGCTCGGCCGGGTCCAGCCCCGCCGTGGGCTCGTCCACGATGATCAGCTGCGGATCGCCGATCAGCGCCACCGCGATCCCGAAGCGCTGCCGCATCCCGCCGCTGAAGCCGTCCAGCCGCCGCGCCCGCGCATCCCAAAGGTTGGTCTGGCGAAGGAGGGCGGCCACCGTGTCGCGCCGCTCCCCTTTGGCCGTGATCCCTTTAAGCAAGGCGAAGTGGTCCAGCATCTCCGCCGCCGACGTGGCGGGGTAGACGCCGAACTCCTGCGGCAGGTACCCGAGCGTCCGGCGCACCGATTCCTTGTCGCGGAGCACGTCGATCTCGCCCAGCCGCGCCTGTCCGGAGTCCGCCTCCTGCAGCGTGGCGAGAATGCGCATCAGGGTGCTCTTCCCCGCCCCGTTGGGCCCCAGCAGCCCGAACATTCCCGGCTGTATGGCGAGCGACACCCCGCGCAGCGCATGCACGCCGTTGGGGTACGTCTTGGAAAGCTGCGTGATGACGAGGTTCACGGTGTGGTGGCGTGGGGTGATGGGAGGAGCGTGTGGCGTATTTCTGGATCGCGATCCCCTGCGCGATGGCGCCCTACCGCGGCGGGTTCTCGCGGGGGATCGGCCGGCGCGTAACGCCCAGGACGTCTCTTGCGAAGAGCGCCACGTCCACGTCGGCGGCCAGGCTGGTGGTCACCGCGCGCAGCGGGCGGCTCCGCGTCCCTGGCCCGGAGTCACGCACCCTCTCGTCGTAGCGGCCGAAGGCGCCGGTGACCTGCAGCGACAGCCCCAGCGGTCCGTCGCGCCGGCGGAGCGCCACCGTGGTCGCCCAGTAGCGCGGGCGCACCTCGGTAGGGGCGGTCTCCAGCAGGTAGACCTGCCTGTCGTTGAAGTCGTTGCGGCGCACGAACGCCTGCGTGGCATACACCTCGTAACCGCGGGCGAAAGACTTCCCGACCTGCACGTACGGCATCGCGAGTGCTGGCGAAGCCACCACACCCGTTCCGTACGCCCAGTCCGTACCGCCGGAGGGAAGCTGGACGTAGGCATCCGCCTCCACCGGGCTCTCTGGCGAGCTGCCCAGGGCAAGCGCGAGCGAGCCCGCCACCCCACCGGCTTCCCGGCCAGGCCGTAGCGCGCATACGGCACCCACTGCGGGGTCACGACGTCCGGCGCGAGAGCGGTGTCCCGTGTGAGCAGGAGCCCTCCGGTGCCGCCGAGGAACAGCCCCGGCTCCACTCGCGGCCCATGCGTCAGCACCGGCGCGCACGCCGCCAGTGCGGCGGCAACGAGCCCGGCCCCCGCGCTCCGCATCGATTCCCTGAGCATGGTCGGCTTACCGCGGCGGGTCGTCGCGCGGGATAGGACGGCGCGTGATGCTGAGGACGTCCCGAATGAAACGCGCCACGTCCACGTCGGCGGTTACGCTGGCGGTCAACGCGCGGAGCGGGCGGGTACGCGTGACCGGGCCGGCGCGGGCGGAATCGTACGCCGTGTTCTCGTAGCTCCCCAGAACCCCCGTGACCAGCAGCCCGACCGCGAGCGCACCATCGCGGCGGCGGAGCGCGAGCGTGGGTGCCCAGTAGCGGGGCCGGACCTGGCCCTCACCTGCATCCAGGTCGAGATCCCGGTTCGTGAACTCCGTGCTGTGCACCCATGCCTGCGTGGTGTACGCCTCGTACCCCCGGGGGAACGAGCGCCCGAGCTGCACGTACGGCATCACGAACCGCCCCGACCCCATTATTCCGCCCCCATAGGCCCAGCGTGGATCGGACGTGGGGAGCTGGAGATAGGCGTCTCCATGCACCACTGTCTCCACCTCCGGCGCCATCGACAGCGCGAGCGAGCCGGCCAGCCCGCCCGGCCGCCCCACGAAGCCGTAGCGGACGTACGGCACCCACTCCGGCGTGACGACGTCCGGCGCCTTGGCGCTGTCCCCCGCCGCGACGATCCCGCCGGTATATCCCACGTACAGCCCCGGCTCCACCCGGGCGCCGTGCGTCACCGTGGGCGCGCACCCCGCGAGCGCCAGCAGGAGCCCGGCAAGCGCGCGCCTCATGCGCCCCTGCCCAGCATCGGGACGCGGATGTTCTCGCGGCGCGCGGTCTCGATGGCGGTCTCGTAGCCGGCATCGGCGTGGCGGATGACGCCCATTCCCGGGTCGTTGGTCAGCACGCGCTCCAGCCGCTCCCGCATCTCGTCCGTGCCATCCGCCACGATCACCTGCCCCGCGTGCAGCGAGTACCCGATCCCCACCCCGCCGCCGTGGTGGAACGACACCCAGCTCGCCCCGCTCGCCACGTTCACCAGCGCGTTCAGGATCGGCCAGTCGGCGATGGCGTCGCTCCCGTCCTTCATCGCCTCCGTCTCGCGGTACGGCGACGCGACGGAGCCCGTGTCCAGGTGGTCGCGGCCGATGACGATGGGCGCCTTCACCTCGCCGCGCGCCACCAGGTCGTTGAGCGCCACGCCGAACTTCGCCCGTGCCCCCTGCCCCAGCCAGCAGATGCGCGACGGCAGCCCCTGGAACGCCACCCGCTCCTGCGCGCCGCGGATCCAGCGGTGCAGCAGCTCGTCGCCGGGAAAGAGCTCCAGCACCAGATCGTCGGTGCGGCGGATGTCCTCAGGGTCGCCGGAGAGCGCCACCCATCGAAACGGCCCCTTCCCCTCGCAGAAGAGCGGCCGCACGTACGCCGGCACGAAGCCGGGGAATGCGAACGCATCCGCGAACCCCGCCTCGTGCGCCTGCGCGCGCAGGTTGTTGCCGTAGTCAAAGGTGACGGCGCCGCGCCGCATCATCTCCACCATCGCCTCGCAGTGCACGCGCATGGAGGCGCGCGAGCGTCGCTGGTACTCTTCCGGGTCGGCGGTGCGCAGCGCGTCACCCTCCTGGAGCGACATCCCGGCGGGGAGGTAGCCGACCAGGGCATCGTGCGCGCTGGTCTGGTCGGTGAGCACGTCGGGCGTCACGCCACGCCGCACCAGCTCCGGAAGCACCTCCGCGCAGTTCCCCACCAGCCCCACGGAGAGCGCCTCGCCGCGGTCGCGCGCCTCCAGCGTCCAGCGGAGCGCCTCGTCCAGATCGGCGGTCATGCGGTCGCAGTAGCGCATGGCGATGCGCCGCTCGATCCGCCACGGGTCCACGTCGATGCAGAGCGCGGCGCCGCCGTTCATGGTGATGGCCAGCGGCTGCGCGCCCCCCATCCCGCCCACGCCGCCGGTGAGCGTCCACGTGCCGCGCAGGCTCCCGCCGAAGTGCTGGCGCGCCACCGCCCCGAACGTCTCGTACGTCCCCTGCAGGATTCCCTGCGTGCCGATGTAGATCCACGACCCGGCCGTCATCTGGCCGTACATGGTGAGCCCCTGCCGCTCCAGCTCGCGGAACGTCTCCCAGTTGGCCCAGCGCGGCACCAGGTTGCTGTTTGCGATCAGCACCCGCGGCGCGTGGCGGTGCGTCCGCATCACCCCCACGGGCTTGCCGGACTGCACCAGCATCGTCTCGTCGTCCGCCAGGGAGCGCAGCGTCTCCACCATCGCGTCGAACGCCTCCCACGACCGCGCGGCCTTCCCCGTCCCGCCGTACACCACCAGGTCCTCGGGCCGCTCCGCCACCTCGGGATCGAGGTTGTTCATCAGCATGCGCAGGGCGGCCTCCTGCTGCCACCCCCGGCACGAGATCTCCGTGCCGCGTGGCGCGCGGATGATGCGGGGCTCTATGATGGTGCTCATGCGGCTAAAAGTCGGTGTAAGGAGTGTCTCAGGTGCGGCGGCTGACAGTGCCCACGATGAACGGGACCGAGATGGTAAGAGATGGGCCACCCGGAACCGGTTGCCAGACGAGTGCATCCCGGATGATCTCGGCGGGGCCATCCGGTTCCTGCAAGAGGCGGTACACCTCTATGTGGCGCAGCTCGACGTCGACCACCCAGTAAAGCGGAACGCCAGAGTGGGCGTACCGCTCGCGCTTCAGCCCACGGTCCCGCAACGCGGTGGATGGGGAGATCGCCTCGATCACGAGATCCGGCGCGGCCTCGATCCCGCGCCTGGTGATGACCTCCGCACGGTCCGCGCGAACGAACACGAGGTCCGGCACCAGATAGTCCGCACCCGACAGGAGTACGTCGATGGGGCCGGGGTACATCTCGCCCAGCCCATGCTCCTGGGTGAACTGCTCGAGCGCGGTCGACAGGCGGATGAGCGCCTTCTGGTGCATGGGATTCGGTGAGGGGCTCACGTAAAGCTCCCCCGCGATGACCTCGTAGCGGTTGCCGTCGTCGGGAAGGCGCGCGTACTCGGCATAGGTCCAGCGCTGGAGTGCGGGCTTCGTCGCCATGGTTCCTCCTCCGGTTAGCGCCTGCCCCCGAAGCACCCGATGTGCCGCGGATCGCCGAATCATCCTGCCCGTCTCAATCTACGCGCGGTTCGCCTGCATCCCGCCAGCCGCGGATCGGCTCAACCATCGTCCCCACCGTCATGTACCACAAACGGCACCGAAATCGTGAGCGCCGGTCCGCCCGGAACCGGATGCCAGACCAGCGTGTCGGTCACGACCTCCGGTGGCCCGTTCGGATCCTCGGCCAGGCGGTACACCTCGATCTGCTGAAGCGCTACATCCACAACCCAGTACAACGGGACGCCGAACAGCGCGTACCGCTCGCGCTTCAACCCGCGGTCCCTCAAGATGCTCGACGGAGAGACGATCTCGATCACGAGATCGGGCGGGCCCTCTAACCCGCGGTCTGA
Proteins encoded in this window:
- a CDS encoding dicarboxylate/amino acid:cation symporter, yielding MQNSAAPRGMQLHTRILLGLAIGATAGITANALWRESETLAWIVGNVADPVGQVFLRLLFMVVVPLVFTSLALGVAQLGDLTKVGRIGAKTIGFFLLTTAFAAIVGLFLVNTFQPGEGLDPGVRAALMQQFGGQAAEKAAAAETNGFGIQTFVNIIPRNPVDAAAKGEMLPLIFFALIFGVALTRIPAEAARPVLKVLEGISYAVTVIIGFAMRVAPYGVAALIFAVTARFGFDLLQSLAWYVMVVLSGLAFHLFIVIPLLSGTLAGVPPLVFLRRTRTLMVTAFSTSSSNATLPTTIRTAQQEFGVPREIAGFVMPLGATMNMNGTALFEGITILFLAQVFGVSLGLEQQLVVVVMCIITAVGAAGVPGGSLPLLVLVLEMVGVPGGGLALILGVDRILDMSRTVPNVCGDLLTSLVVARSEGAPLIPQPFDADPTVVEPGELPIGAEPVPLADVAARQAP
- a CDS encoding NUDIX hydrolase; this encodes MKLLNVFRSGMNSTSRSTSLPGPASPRMTREDGRIVLARRVDSDRWVLPGGLVDWGETMEEGARRELEEETGMEVARMGRLVGVYSAPGRDPQGHSVTILVAAEVRGTPSIGDPLEISEIHAFAPAEVPFQQMALGTGVMLRNYLAGQTVIA
- a CDS encoding nucleotidyltransferase domain-containing protein produces the protein MRPSSRVIRGEAGPGSDVDLLVEFIPERKTFRSFMALSFLLEELLEHHVELATTESLSPFIGPHVLREAEDVLLAA
- a CDS encoding helix-turn-helix transcriptional regulator, with protein sequence MQQEKRERLERAGWRVGTVQEFLNLSDDEALFVELKLALRNALKDRRNAQGLTQTELAKRMGSSRSRVAKMEAGDPSVSLDLLVRALIATGATAQDLADVIAAQEHTRAA
- a CDS encoding M1 family aminopeptidase, translated to MSALRGLVAFELRHHLRRISTWVYFGVLFLISLVVTLSRGGAWRDFDMGSELLVANSPIRISTLMLTLGILAVPITSAIAGTAVYRDFETRAYPLFFTTAVPKWAYLGGRYLGAVLANLLILLSIPLGIIAASASPFVDADRVGPFLPLAYLHAIALITLPNVLFTSAIFLMLAATTRRMMPVYVGGFALLVGWAIALISAGAVDEEWLIYLVDPFGVAPTLRSTRYWTVVEQNWSLVPVPTLLLLNRALWLAVGAGVLAWGAHRFRFAHAADERDLNRPSGSRRTADEAAPVVVPRAHRTFDARARALQLAATLRRSLREVVGNVYFPILVGLCLLFVLLVGGDIGEIYGTRTFPVTYKVLETLTGSFFLFVIIIITFYAGELVWMERDRRTHQLHDATPVPTWVPLVAKLAALTLTVALLLAACMVCGMLIQAARGYFRFEVGQYLRELFIHQLLGMYLPLIVLAFAVQTLANHKYVGHFIMLAYYVVGPSIYALGVSHNLLVYGSTPSLQYSDMNGWNGAEGSWTWYALFWGGVAVLLAIISNLFWRRGEEQGGGWRTRLARARATSPVLVAAGLAGLLVLGTGGFIVYNTAILNPWTSENDSEQVQLRYEREYKRFEWAPQPRVTGVKLRVELFPRAQELRARGTYRIHNRTRSRIDSVHVDISSSMKIHSFAFDRPATKVVSDSAGGYYVYRLGRPLLPGDSAEFRFDVAHLTPGFTDEPQYGPVVENGTFVNNEVLPRIGYNPEGEITGEGDREHYGLATRPRVSPITDRRARNVNFISRDADWVSFEATIVTDADQTAIAPGYLVRPSWIERGRRHFHYRMDAPILNFYAFLSGRYAVRRDRWRNVAIEVYHHPPHSRNVERMIGAVKKSLDYYTAEFGPYQHRQVRILEFPRYAEFAQSFANTIPYSEGIGFIAQVGKEDIDYPFFVTAHEVAHQWWGHQLVGADVQGAAMLSETLAEYSALMVMEREFGRAHIGRFLRYELDQYLRGRGSEGRAEMPLALVENQQYIHYNKGALAMYALRDYIGEARVNAALKAFLDQWKYKGPPYPTSRDLLVHLRAATPDSLGYLIDDLFERVTLYDNATERATSRRLKDGRYQVDVRVRARKVRADSLGNETEVPLDDRIEIGVYGADGEVPLYLAKHRIRAGVQTVRVIVKEIPERAGIDPLHKLIDREKDDNVREVEG
- a CDS encoding ATP-binding cassette domain-containing protein, whose product is MNLVITQLSKTYPNGVHALRGVSLAIQPGMFGLLGPNGAGKSTLMRILATLQEADSGQARLGEIDVLRDKESVRRTLGYLPQEFGVYPATSAAEMLDHFALLKGITAKGERRDTVAALLRQTNLWDARARRLDGFSGGMRQRFGIAVALIGDPQLIIVDEPTAGLDPAERARFLNLLSELGERAVVILSTHIVEDVSELCTRMAIIDRGTIRLAAEPMQAVEALRGRVWRRGVERALLPRVEEALPVISTTLVGGRTLVHVYGDAPPDSSWEAVEPDLKDVYFTVMKGIEVHPEAAPTVSHEPLPPLVLPPPMVREPEPPTADDLGPTDWFSPRRAEPPPLPSPFEAPPLPPRVEPSPFSPLAEEAPAASHAEEELPPLPSHAAEVPPPSEERPRFQGSDG
- the hutU gene encoding urocanate hydratase encodes the protein MSTIIEPRIIRAPRGTEISCRGWQQEAALRMLMNNLDPEVAERPEDLVVYGGTGKAARSWEAFDAMVETLRSLADDETMLVQSGKPVGVMRTHRHAPRVLIANSNLVPRWANWETFRELERQGLTMYGQMTAGSWIYIGTQGILQGTYETFGAVARQHFGGSLRGTWTLTGGVGGMGGAQPLAITMNGGAALCIDVDPWRIERRIAMRYCDRMTADLDEALRWTLEARDRGEALSVGLVGNCAEVLPELVRRGVTPDVLTDQTSAHDALVGYLPAGMSLQEGDALRTADPEEYQRRSRASMRVHCEAMVEMMRRGAVTFDYGNNLRAQAHEAGFADAFAFPGFVPAYVRPLFCEGKGPFRWVALSGDPEDIRRTDDLVLELFPGDELLHRWIRGAQERVAFQGLPSRICWLGQGARAKFGVALNDLVARGEVKAPIVIGRDHLDTGSVASPYRETEAMKDGSDAIADWPILNALVNVASGASWVSFHHGGGVGIGYSLHAGQVIVADGTDEMRERLERVLTNDPGMGVIRHADAGYETAIETARRENIRVPMLGRGA
- a CDS encoding Uma2 family endonuclease, giving the protein MATKPALQRWTYAEYARLPDDGNRYEVIAGELYVSPSPNPMHQKALIRLSTALEQFTQEHGLGEMYPGPIDVLLSGADYLVPDLVFVRADRAEVITRRGIEAAPDLVIEAISPSTALRDRGLKRERYAHSGVPLYWVVDVELRHIEVYRLLQEPDGPAEIIRDALVWQPVPGGPSLTISVPFIVGTVSRRT
- a CDS encoding Uma2 family endonuclease; translation: MATKPALQQWTYAEYARLPDDGRRYEIIAGEVHVSPSPHYRHQLAGIRITGLFENFTREHGIGQLYGPLDVLLSGSDYLIPDLLFLRHDRRAILSDRGLEGPPDLVIEIVSPSSILRDRGLKRERYALFGVPLYWVVDVALQQIEVYRLAEDPNGPPEVVTDTLVWHPVPGGPALTISVPFVVHDGGDDG